From a single Shewanella donghaensis genomic region:
- a CDS encoding divergent polysaccharide deacetylase family protein, with the protein MRYIFLFLALFFNGSVQATQIAIIIDDIGYRQTDEAVLTLPNAITLSVLPHTPLGQHLAEQGHYRGNEIMLHIPMQSLNGKKLGHGGLTNEMNEQQLKDQLKVSIASIPYAKGANNHMGSLLTQLENPMTWLMESLKEQNLYFVDSKTTRFSIASAQAEQYDVPLLRRQIFLDNDVSEKALEKQFNRIMEKAKRKQNLVVIAHPYPETVEFLNNNLHRLAANGISLVHTSDLLPANIAKSTQNKSTDVASAQLEASIVTNDANSNNTKTSGASSALILK; encoded by the coding sequence GTGCGCTATATATTTTTATTCTTAGCTTTATTTTTTAATGGATCAGTTCAAGCAACTCAAATCGCGATCATCATTGACGATATAGGCTATCGTCAAACTGATGAGGCGGTTTTGACTCTACCAAACGCCATTACCCTTTCTGTATTACCACATACTCCTTTAGGTCAACACCTCGCAGAACAAGGTCATTATAGAGGTAATGAGATAATGCTGCATATTCCGATGCAATCTCTCAATGGTAAAAAGCTTGGCCATGGGGGCTTAACAAATGAAATGAACGAACAACAATTAAAAGATCAGCTTAAAGTTTCTATTGCCAGTATTCCCTATGCAAAAGGGGCTAATAACCATATGGGAAGTTTACTTACTCAGCTTGAAAATCCAATGACTTGGTTAATGGAGAGTTTAAAAGAACAGAATTTATATTTTGTCGACAGCAAGACCACACGATTCAGTATCGCAAGTGCCCAAGCAGAGCAATATGATGTGCCATTATTACGTAGACAGATATTTTTAGACAATGATGTCAGTGAAAAAGCACTAGAAAAACAATTCAATCGAATAATGGAGAAAGCGAAACGCAAACAAAATCTAGTTGTGATTGCTCATCCTTACCCTGAAACGGTAGAGTTTCTGAATAACAATTTACATCGCTTAGCCGCCAATGGCATCAGCCTAGTGCATACCTCAGACTTACTCCCAGCCAATATAGCTAAAAGTACACAGAATAAGTCAACAGATGTAGCATCTGCTCAATTAGAAGCTTCAATAGTAACGAATGACGCTAACTCAAATAATACCAAAACTTCTGGTGCTAGTTCAGCTCTAATATTGAAATAG
- a CDS encoding S41 family peptidase has product MMQFTRYVMCFILGITVAFSLNLSSSEQHYKTQSEYTYSLLLDVIDTVHTYYFNDVDRQDLIEYAIEGIFTRLDPYSGFLNATDYQSINDSNNGQYFGYGFEVATDDDQITIITPYANSPAARANILPGDKVLQLNNTLIDQSNLTEILTEIKQHSINKLPIELTIEREAEEIVHFTLNPELIHIESITAKIMNSNIGYIRLNSFQDDATTAIINQAKLWEQQDLGGIIIDVRNNPGGLLGQAISIADLFLQQGLIVSTEGRFFDANENYYASHPTIFEGIPMVVLINKGSASASEVLAAALQENNRATLVGETSFGKGTVQSLIPMLEMGNAIKLTIAKYSTPDGNDIHSKGIEPDIKISNDAILNSDYLDIIEQTTAQYDEPQDGQISSAIAWITTHN; this is encoded by the coding sequence ATGATGCAATTTACACGTTATGTTATGTGCTTCATATTGGGAATTACCGTTGCATTTTCACTAAACTTATCTAGCTCAGAACAACACTACAAAACTCAATCCGAATATACTTATTCATTATTACTCGATGTCATTGATACAGTGCACACTTATTATTTTAATGACGTCGATCGCCAAGACTTAATCGAATACGCCATTGAAGGTATTTTCACCCGCCTAGATCCCTATTCAGGCTTTTTAAATGCCACCGATTATCAAAGTATTAATGACAGTAATAATGGCCAATACTTTGGTTACGGCTTCGAAGTTGCCACTGACGATGACCAAATCACTATCATTACACCTTATGCCAATTCCCCAGCTGCGCGCGCCAATATTTTACCTGGCGATAAAGTTCTGCAACTTAACAACACTCTTATCGATCAAAGTAACCTTACTGAAATTCTGACTGAAATTAAACAGCACAGTATCAATAAACTCCCTATTGAATTGACGATTGAGCGTGAAGCAGAAGAAATCGTTCACTTCACCTTAAACCCTGAATTAATCCATATTGAATCTATTACAGCGAAAATAATGAATAGTAATATTGGCTATATAAGGCTCAACTCATTTCAAGACGATGCGACAACAGCCATTATTAACCAAGCTAAATTGTGGGAACAACAAGATTTAGGCGGCATCATAATAGATGTAAGAAACAATCCCGGCGGTCTATTAGGTCAAGCCATCAGTATTGCAGATTTATTTTTACAACAAGGATTAATCGTTTCCACAGAGGGTCGGTTTTTTGATGCTAACGAGAATTACTATGCCTCCCATCCAACCATTTTTGAAGGTATTCCAATGGTTGTATTGATCAATAAAGGCTCAGCATCGGCATCCGAAGTGCTCGCAGCAGCATTACAAGAAAATAACCGTGCGACCTTAGTGGGTGAAACCAGTTTCGGTAAAGGTACCGTGCAAAGTTTGATCCCTATGCTGGAAATGGGTAATGCAATAAAACTGACTATAGCAAAATATAGCACCCCAGATGGTAATGATATTCACAGTAAAGGGATAGAACCTGACATAAAAATATCAAATGATGCTATTCTAAATTCCGATTATCTGGATATAATTGAACAAACTACGGCGCAATATGATGAACCACAGGATGGTCAGATTTCTTCAGCTATTGCATGGATAACAACTCATAACTAA
- a CDS encoding helix-turn-helix domain-containing protein, with the protein MKDLAIQFGLKLRSKRKKLGISQDKLALLAEIDRSYAGRIERGEVNITLEKAYQLAEVLDCNIRELLP; encoded by the coding sequence ATGAAAGACTTAGCAATCCAATTTGGCTTGAAATTACGGAGCAAACGCAAAAAGTTGGGGATATCTCAAGATAAATTGGCACTTTTAGCTGAAATTGATCGTAGTTATGCGGGGAGAATAGAGCGCGGAGAAGTTAATATCACCCTTGAAAAAGCATACCAGTTAGCAGAGGTATTGGACTGTAACATTAGAGAATTACTACCATAA
- a CDS encoding response regulator, with product MTKVSIKICPNLHTILQDENFNNFQVVQLRDAFLATSTSNQSVSETYKFIYRQISRLVKKGGLRKVNSKKSKPAAYQKTELFNQIHFVINEPSEDIKLSPKSKDKPEHDDIKQLKERLKQSEVDLLACIGESEEYMRLYKSFPEMKEHLESQYMLARESSSKLLGQIKAIKSVIAHQQK from the coding sequence ATGACAAAAGTTTCAATCAAAATATGCCCTAATTTGCATACTATTCTCCAGGACGAGAACTTTAATAATTTCCAAGTAGTGCAGCTGCGCGATGCATTTCTTGCCACTTCAACTAGTAACCAAAGTGTCAGTGAAACCTATAAATTTATTTACCGGCAGATCAGCAGGCTTGTTAAAAAAGGGGGCTTAAGAAAAGTTAATAGCAAAAAATCTAAACCTGCGGCTTACCAAAAAACAGAGTTATTCAATCAAATTCATTTTGTTATAAACGAACCTAGTGAAGACATTAAGCTATCACCAAAGTCAAAAGATAAACCCGAACATGACGATATCAAGCAGCTAAAAGAACGCCTCAAGCAATCTGAAGTTGATCTGCTAGCCTGCATTGGAGAGTCAGAAGAATATATGCGGTTATATAAATCCTTCCCAGAGATGAAGGAACACCTTGAGTCTCAATACATGCTTGCTCGTGAAAGTAGCTCAAAACTACTTGGTCAGATCAAAGCTATCAAGTCCGTAATCGCACATCAGCAGAAGTAA
- a CDS encoding DUF4231 domain-containing protein, with protein sequence MNSQNNDSTNYCQQKIEHFKKKAAHNKTEALWCFRLIMGSTLLVPLFVALGPEVWSSKVLPSFLSALAAFCTAWIQLRKPQELWTLYRTAQRELEDQLVKHKYQLGEYDSNEGADKLLAQNVAKLTLQTHQKWMPIVPSPDNLPSKPDASEHNST encoded by the coding sequence ATGAACTCACAAAATAACGACTCAACTAATTATTGCCAACAAAAGATTGAACATTTTAAAAAAAAAGCTGCTCATAACAAAACAGAAGCTTTATGGTGTTTTCGTCTCATTATGGGGAGTACTTTATTAGTTCCTCTATTTGTTGCTTTAGGACCAGAGGTCTGGTCATCTAAAGTACTTCCTTCCTTTTTATCGGCACTTGCTGCATTTTGTACTGCCTGGATCCAGCTAAGAAAACCACAAGAATTATGGACTCTATATCGTACAGCGCAGCGGGAACTCGAAGATCAGCTAGTTAAACATAAATACCAGCTTGGAGAATACGATAGTAATGAGGGCGCAGATAAATTACTAGCTCAAAATGTAGCAAAGTTGACACTTCAGACTCATCAAAAATGGATGCCAATAGTTCCCAGTCCTGATAATTTGCCATCTAAACCTGATGCATCTGAACATAATAGTACTTAA
- a CDS encoding site-specific integrase, producing MFIDILENVPIKLGKVDILSTPSSRISMVGGHNLVHIPIVIGNFDPKLRKFINLYLISKASNGSKDLSSAAKAFQLWVRWLLAQSIDPFSFPKSKAESPTYGFRYFLLERVCEMKDLQSSTANSYILTIKNFYEMLEEESVVKMGIFFKSKTSIVDGYRKVQSSDLAIKVDNRRDDRLNPLSLDTQSKLQGLLAKTDSQFSLLLSLMIHSGLRLGEVLSLPGQIFDENSCPNNELEKIVKGIIIGPSSGVKTKFLIERELFLTVGMLDKAINYKLSNSYLKRLKKSVFSSDSKINVNPPPLFFTINGKPFSKSAFYSAWFRMKKDYLDLYGEVFIHKPHDLRATFATNIMTFAMQIEPNNQQACLDITRYYMGHKNESTTLKYIKFTHRKKMVNEVAVVMDRLIIQFLGE from the coding sequence ATGTTTATCGACATTCTTGAAAATGTTCCTATTAAGTTAGGTAAGGTTGATATTCTTTCTACTCCCTCAAGTAGAATTTCTATGGTGGGAGGTCACAATCTTGTGCATATCCCTATTGTTATTGGCAACTTTGATCCTAAACTTCGAAAATTTATAAATTTATATCTGATTAGTAAAGCTTCAAATGGAAGTAAAGATTTATCCTCGGCAGCAAAAGCATTTCAATTATGGGTCAGATGGCTCCTTGCACAATCTATAGACCCATTTTCATTTCCGAAATCAAAAGCTGAAAGCCCTACTTACGGTTTTAGATACTTTCTTTTAGAAAGAGTTTGTGAAATGAAAGATTTACAATCTAGTACAGCTAATAGTTACATTTTGACCATTAAAAACTTCTATGAAATGTTGGAAGAAGAAAGTGTAGTCAAAATGGGTATATTTTTTAAATCCAAAACAAGTATTGTTGATGGTTATAGAAAGGTTCAATCTTCTGATTTAGCAATTAAAGTAGATAATCGACGAGATGACAGGCTGAACCCACTTAGTCTAGATACACAGAGTAAACTTCAAGGGTTATTAGCTAAAACAGATTCTCAATTTTCTTTGTTACTTAGCCTTATGATTCATTCAGGCTTGAGATTAGGTGAGGTTTTAAGTTTACCTGGCCAAATATTTGATGAGAATAGCTGTCCAAATAATGAATTAGAAAAAATTGTTAAAGGTATTATTATTGGCCCAAGTAGCGGTGTCAAAACAAAATTTCTCATTGAAAGAGAGCTGTTTTTAACGGTAGGTATGCTTGATAAAGCTATTAATTACAAACTTTCGAACAGTTACTTAAAAAGACTAAAAAAATCTGTATTTTCTTCTGATTCAAAAATTAATGTTAACCCCCCTCCTTTATTTTTTACCATTAACGGTAAGCCATTTTCGAAAAGTGCTTTTTACAGTGCCTGGTTTAGGATGAAAAAAGATTATCTTGATCTCTATGGAGAAGTATTCATTCATAAACCTCATGATTTAAGGGCAACATTTGCAACAAATATAATGACATTTGCTATGCAAATAGAGCCGAACAATCAACAAGCTTGTTTGGATATAACAAGATATTACATGGGGCATAAAAATGAGTCTACGACTCTTAAGTATATTAAGTTTACGCATAGAAAAAAGATGGTTAATGAAGTTGCGGTTGTCATGGATAGGTTAATAATTCAATTTTTAGGAGAATGA
- a CDS encoding Rrf2 family transcriptional regulator, translating into MQLTRYTDYGIRILMYTAAQPKRETLFRIAEVTDVFELSSNHVAKIIHHLGKLGYIQTIRGKSGGFRLAVKPSDINLGKLVGELEPSLAPVNCSEPYCRFTPACSLKGILGRAVEAYMAVLNECTLADIVVNADELLKTLPDTSISILELN; encoded by the coding sequence ATGCAACTGACTCGATATACTGATTATGGCATTCGTATTTTAATGTACACAGCCGCACAGCCTAAAAGAGAAACGTTATTTCGTATTGCTGAAGTAACAGACGTCTTTGAGCTGTCATCTAATCACGTGGCTAAGATTATTCATCATTTGGGTAAACTTGGTTATATACAGACTATTCGTGGCAAGAGCGGCGGCTTTAGATTAGCGGTTAAACCAAGTGACATTAATCTAGGGAAATTGGTTGGTGAGCTTGAGCCTTCGTTAGCCCCGGTTAATTGTAGCGAACCATATTGCCGTTTTACGCCAGCATGCAGTTTGAAAGGGATATTGGGCCGGGCTGTTGAGGCTTATATGGCGGTATTAAATGAATGTACCCTTGCAGATATCGTCGTTAACGCTGATGAGTTGTTAAAAACCCTACCAGACACTTCTATTTCAATATTAGAGCTGAACTAG
- a CDS encoding response regulator gives MKVLIIEDDEYKADDIIKFVKNKYDAPTIDIAVSLAEAIDKIDESLFDLIFIDMAIPSHTAEHGEGAPMSLLTGGIDILLELSEMERTDICVVITQYPSIEISGEHYPLDKAPKQFKALLNCNVLACIYYIVDDPKWIIDLEKVI, from the coding sequence ATGAAAGTACTCATTATCGAAGACGATGAATATAAAGCAGACGATATAATAAAATTTGTAAAAAACAAATATGATGCTCCCACAATAGATATAGCTGTTAGTCTAGCAGAAGCTATTGATAAAATTGATGAAAGCTTATTTGATTTGATCTTTATTGATATGGCAATACCTAGTCATACAGCAGAGCATGGAGAAGGAGCTCCTATGTCTCTCTTAACTGGTGGAATAGATATACTATTAGAACTTTCTGAAATGGAAAGAACAGATATTTGTGTAGTCATTACTCAATATCCCAGTATCGAAATATCTGGTGAGCATTACCCTCTTGACAAAGCTCCTAAGCAATTTAAGGCTCTGCTAAACTGTAATGTCTTGGCTTGTATATATTATATTGTAGATGATCCGAAGTGGATTATTGATTTGGAAAAGGTTATATAA
- a CDS encoding 5'-methylthioadenosine/S-adenosylhomocysteine nucleosidase family protein codes for MIVLILEDDDTKYSHIKATLLGDISDCIIRRSEYFSKFVIESSKDKFDLIVTDFLVPMHKDTTELYEVTQDIIGTIRDIESPNFSTPVIAITGFSDVAEQNYEQFNRLDINIIHYSEDSNDWKDAFLLKIKNSLPPKKYDFVIFCALEKEAEAFDTLDCTVGQLNCIQGLSCRTIEVNDKKGVIIVPPRMGLVNAAITCSRAIDTFSPELICMSGICGGIEGKANIYDVVISEMCHQHDAGKWTSEGFLPEVYSVQVPHETHVLINQLIKEPNFKTNIASGIILKRSEFPTDLEELNFNIIIGPTSSGSSVIASEEILESVKAQHRKHASFEMESYALYEAARQSSNKNLRYFSAKSVVDNGNELKSDNFHRIACILSAKTVYELIASGV; via the coding sequence ATGATTGTCTTAATATTGGAAGATGACGACACTAAGTATTCCCATATAAAAGCTACATTACTGGGGGACATTTCTGATTGCATAATCAGGCGCAGTGAATATTTTTCAAAATTTGTAATCGAGTCAAGCAAAGATAAATTTGATTTAATCGTAACAGATTTTTTAGTTCCGATGCACAAAGATACTACTGAACTTTATGAAGTAACTCAAGATATCATAGGCACAATTCGTGATATCGAATCTCCTAACTTTTCTACACCGGTGATTGCAATAACTGGTTTTAGCGACGTTGCCGAACAAAACTACGAACAGTTCAATAGACTAGATATAAATATTATTCATTATTCTGAAGATTCTAATGATTGGAAAGATGCTTTTCTTTTAAAAATTAAAAATAGTCTCCCTCCAAAGAAATATGATTTTGTCATTTTTTGTGCATTAGAAAAGGAAGCTGAAGCATTTGATACTTTGGATTGTACAGTTGGTCAATTGAATTGCATACAAGGGTTGAGTTGTAGAACCATAGAAGTTAATGATAAAAAAGGGGTTATTATTGTACCTCCAAGAATGGGGTTAGTTAATGCCGCAATAACTTGCTCTAGAGCAATTGATACTTTTAGCCCCGAATTGATATGTATGAGTGGGATTTGTGGTGGAATTGAAGGAAAAGCCAATATTTATGATGTAGTTATTTCAGAAATGTGTCATCAACATGATGCAGGGAAATGGACATCAGAAGGATTTTTACCTGAGGTTTATTCTGTACAAGTGCCTCATGAAACTCATGTTTTGATCAATCAATTGATCAAGGAACCGAACTTTAAAACTAATATAGCGTCAGGAATTATACTAAAACGAAGTGAGTTCCCAACCGATTTAGAAGAGCTTAATTTTAACATAATTATTGGCCCTACTTCTAGTGGAAGCTCGGTTATAGCCTCTGAAGAAATCTTAGAAAGTGTCAAAGCTCAACATCGGAAACATGCATCTTTTGAAATGGAATCTTATGCTCTTTATGAAGCTGCACGTCAGTCTTCAAATAAAAACTTAAGATATTTTAGTGCTAAATCTGTTGTTGATAACGGAAATGAATTGAAGAGTGATAATTTTCACAGAATTGCCTGCATACTTTCAGCAAAAACAGTATATGAATTAATCGCCTCTGGTGTGTAA
- a CDS encoding DEAD/DEAH box helicase yields MQLRQWQSECVNHALKHFHTNQRHFLCLATPGAGKTVMAAEVAARLFEQGLIDFVLCFSPSVNILQSIQQTFSHRLECRFDGVIGSVGCSYTYQGMLSFKEDFWQLLKRNRVLVIFDEIHHCSGSTLEDANAWGEEILFNIQDQAQYTLALTGTPWRSDQAPIVLSRYLDPDNQIQCDYVYGLKEAVRDGVCRNPKIVLIDNEELSVTNQDNEIQTFSSLEALFKGSSISYQSVIKNNLAIHHVLSLAIDKLENIRQLNPSAAGLVVASSIAHASHILEMLKKTFEQTATIVTYQEVAPSDTINKFKHDNTQWIVSVGMISEGTDIPRLQVCCHLSRVKTELYFRQILGRILRTTRALDQQAWLFTFAEPKLAEFAHRIELELPDRHVVIKELKPQKGMELTTLTYEKKSSQFPIKSDFFTLTIGDYYDKKQANLLPPLKKKVLHLPIPSIYQ; encoded by the coding sequence ATGCAATTAAGACAATGGCAATCAGAGTGCGTCAATCACGCTCTAAAGCACTTTCATACCAATCAAAGACATTTCCTTTGTTTAGCCACTCCTGGGGCTGGAAAGACAGTTATGGCCGCAGAGGTAGCTGCCAGATTATTTGAACAAGGTCTTATCGATTTCGTTCTTTGCTTTTCACCTTCTGTGAATATTTTGCAAAGCATCCAACAAACATTTTCACACCGGTTGGAATGCCGGTTCGATGGGGTAATAGGTTCTGTTGGCTGCTCATACACCTACCAGGGTATGCTGTCTTTTAAAGAAGACTTCTGGCAGTTACTAAAACGGAATCGGGTACTAGTCATTTTTGATGAAATCCACCATTGCTCTGGCAGCACTCTTGAGGATGCGAATGCTTGGGGAGAAGAGATCTTATTCAATATACAAGATCAAGCACAGTACACCTTGGCATTGACTGGTACACCTTGGCGCTCAGATCAAGCCCCTATTGTCTTATCTCGATATCTAGACCCTGATAACCAAATTCAATGTGACTATGTTTACGGCTTAAAAGAAGCCGTGAGAGATGGCGTTTGCCGGAACCCAAAAATAGTATTAATTGATAACGAAGAGCTATCAGTTACAAACCAAGATAATGAAATCCAAACTTTCAGTAGCCTTGAGGCTCTTTTCAAAGGTTCTTCAATTTCATACCAATCGGTCATCAAAAATAATCTAGCAATTCATCATGTTTTAAGCCTAGCAATAGATAAGCTAGAGAATATCAGACAACTAAATCCTAGCGCTGCTGGGTTAGTAGTCGCATCCTCAATTGCACATGCGTCCCATATCTTAGAAATGCTCAAAAAAACATTCGAGCAAACAGCAACAATTGTGACTTATCAAGAAGTAGCTCCATCGGACACTATCAACAAATTTAAACATGACAATACACAGTGGATAGTGAGTGTTGGAATGATAAGCGAAGGTACTGACATTCCGAGATTACAGGTTTGTTGCCATCTAAGTAGGGTGAAAACTGAATTGTACTTCAGACAAATTCTGGGGCGTATATTGCGAACCACTAGAGCTTTAGATCAACAAGCATGGCTGTTCACTTTTGCTGAACCCAAGCTAGCCGAATTTGCACATAGAATTGAGCTTGAACTCCCAGATCGCCATGTTGTGATTAAAGAATTAAAACCTCAAAAAGGTATGGAGTTAACAACACTCACCTATGAAAAAAAATCTAGTCAATTTCCCATAAAATCTGATTTTTTCACTCTTACTATTGGTGATTATTACGATAAAAAACAAGCTAATTTATTACCACCTTTAAAAAAAAAAGTACTCCACCTACCTATACCGTCAATCTATCAATAG
- a CDS encoding YkgJ family cysteine cluster protein: protein MPCVTDNGKGCGACCIAPSISSFIPGMPNGKPAGERCIQLNESNLCRLFGLPERPKVCLAFKSDKDICYSGSAIAIKILTDLEQITF, encoded by the coding sequence ATGCCCTGTGTAACTGATAATGGCAAAGGCTGTGGGGCGTGCTGCATCGCCCCATCAATAAGTTCTTTTATTCCAGGTATGCCAAATGGTAAACCTGCTGGAGAGAGGTGTATTCAGTTAAATGAAAGCAATTTATGTCGACTTTTTGGATTACCAGAACGACCTAAAGTCTGCTTAGCGTTCAAAAGTGATAAGGATATTTGTTATTCTGGTTCGGCAATAGCTATAAAGATCCTTACTGATTTAGAGCAAATAACTTTCTAG
- a CDS encoding YkgJ family cysteine cluster protein has translation MLKQGCVLCCIAPSISSPIPGMPKGKPAGVRCIQLNDDNLCKIFGDPSRPAVCAEFTATIDVCSDTNEQALILITELEASTS, from the coding sequence ATTTTAAAACAAGGGTGTGTCCTATGCTGTATTGCACCTTCAATATCTAGTCCAATACCTGGAATGCCTAAAGGTAAACCTGCAGGTGTTCGTTGTATTCAATTGAATGACGATAATCTATGTAAAATATTTGGTGATCCATCAAGACCTGCTGTTTGTGCAGAGTTTACTGCAACGATTGACGTTTGTAGTGATACAAATGAACAAGCATTGATTTTGATCACTGAGCTCGAAGCTTCTACGTCTTAG
- a CDS encoding putative phage abortive infection protein produces the protein MKEWLKSCLKNTNQFLDDKYPYFEKLFSDEEEGNSQPPLNKILYKMLSGAIFCAGTLLLINLALITFTDRGGVFGDFLGGVLNPVLTFFTLFGLIATIVIQRQELRLARHEYEKTADALSTQAIETTFFNIIDLHHKIVDNLKADLEELGNKSESQKIIKGITASLIKSQIGTSFTSQNTKVQGRAVFEEMLNFLSVEAKSPEDSLERYKYIQTHHNHILGHYFRNLYQALKVLKGYEENKLSPDQKRKYTSILRAQLSTKELALLFLNCIEGVSDSGEFKNLLIDFQMLEHLPITKVDTGYSLSGSKTALANDEMFLQYKTKKDIGLDFNKYYGGAFGQNKGVPYNLRPNKPIKQD, from the coding sequence ATGAAAGAGTGGCTCAAATCATGTTTAAAAAATACAAATCAATTCCTAGATGATAAATACCCATATTTTGAAAAGTTGTTCTCTGACGAGGAAGAAGGTAACTCGCAACCTCCCTTAAATAAAATACTTTATAAAATGCTCTCCGGAGCAATTTTTTGTGCAGGAACTTTATTATTAATAAACCTAGCATTGATAACTTTCACTGATAGAGGAGGTGTCTTCGGAGACTTTCTTGGTGGCGTTTTAAATCCAGTTTTAACCTTTTTTACTTTGTTTGGGCTAATTGCAACCATAGTAATACAAAGACAAGAGCTTCGCCTTGCAAGACATGAATATGAAAAAACAGCTGATGCATTAAGTACTCAAGCCATCGAAACCACTTTTTTTAATATCATAGATCTTCATCATAAAATAGTAGATAACCTAAAAGCTGACTTAGAAGAGTTAGGTAATAAATCGGAATCCCAAAAAATAATTAAAGGTATTACGGCTTCACTCATAAAATCACAAATAGGTACTAGCTTTACTTCACAGAACACAAAAGTACAAGGTCGAGCTGTATTTGAAGAAATGTTGAATTTCTTGTCAGTTGAAGCTAAATCACCTGAAGATTCACTAGAACGATATAAGTATATTCAAACACACCACAATCATATATTGGGGCATTACTTTAGAAATTTATATCAAGCTCTAAAAGTTCTTAAAGGATATGAAGAAAATAAATTATCCCCTGATCAAAAAAGAAAATATACCAGTATTCTTAGAGCTCAACTTTCAACGAAAGAGTTGGCGCTGTTATTTTTAAATTGTATAGAAGGTGTTTCAGATTCAGGTGAGTTCAAAAATTTATTGATAGATTTTCAAATGCTAGAACATTTACCTATTACCAAGGTTGATACAGGTTACTCTTTGTCTGGTTCAAAAACAGCGTTAGCAAATGATGAAATGTTCCTTCAATATAAAACTAAAAAAGATATAGGCTTAGATTTCAATAAATATTATGGTGGTGCATTCGGTCAAAATAAAGGCGTACCTTATAACTTACGCCCTAACAAGCCAATTAAGCAGGACTAA